The following are encoded in a window of Magnetospirillum sp. 15-1 genomic DNA:
- the mltG gene encoding endolytic transglycosylase MltG: protein MRPWMKIAAAIVLLAGLIAGGLGWEGHRRFTAPGPSPKPVTVIIPKGSGTELIAQSLEGAGVIPSRLVFAIGVKLRRATLKAGEYAFPAHVSPEEAMRIIAEGKVVIHKLTVAEGLTVRQVLDLVREADFLSGSLTRRPAEGRLLPETWHMVRDEPRDEVVARMEKAMAQTLDVLWVARAPGVPLRSKEEALILASMVERETGTESERPRVAAVFYNRLARNMRLQSDPTVIYGVSEGLGELDHPLTRAELQTNHPWNTYTVDGLPKTPIANPGRASLEAVLHPAGSDELYFVANGTGGHAFARALDEHNANVAKWRRIEKAGK, encoded by the coding sequence ATGAGGCCCTGGATGAAGATCGCCGCCGCAATCGTCCTGCTGGCCGGGCTGATCGCCGGCGGGCTGGGCTGGGAGGGGCATCGCCGCTTCACCGCGCCGGGGCCGTCGCCCAAGCCGGTGACGGTGATCATTCCCAAGGGCTCGGGGACCGAGTTGATCGCCCAGTCGCTGGAAGGGGCCGGGGTCATCCCGTCACGTCTGGTCTTCGCCATCGGCGTCAAACTGCGCCGCGCCACTCTCAAGGCCGGCGAGTACGCCTTTCCCGCCCATGTCTCGCCGGAGGAGGCCATGCGCATCATCGCCGAGGGCAAGGTGGTGATCCACAAGCTGACGGTGGCCGAGGGGCTGACCGTGCGGCAGGTGCTCGATCTGGTGCGGGAGGCCGATTTCCTGTCGGGTTCGCTGACCCGTAGGCCCGCCGAGGGCCGCCTGCTGCCCGAGACCTGGCACATGGTCCGCGACGAGCCGCGCGACGAGGTGGTGGCCCGCATGGAAAAGGCCATGGCCCAGACCCTGGACGTGCTGTGGGTGGCCCGCGCCCCCGGTGTGCCGCTCCGGAGCAAGGAGGAGGCGCTGATCCTCGCCTCCATGGTCGAGCGTGAGACGGGAACGGAATCCGAGCGTCCCCGCGTCGCCGCCGTGTTCTACAACCGTCTGGCCCGCAACATGCGGCTGCAATCGGACCCCACGGTGATCTACGGCGTGTCCGAGGGGCTGGGTGAACTGGACCACCCGCTGACCCGCGCCGAGCTGCAGACCAACCATCCCTGGAACACCTATACCGTCGACGGCCTGCCCAAGACCCCCATCGCCAATCCCGGCCGCGCCTCGCTGGAAGCCGTGCTGCATCCGGCCGGGAGCGACGAGCTCTATTTCGTCGCCAACGGCACCGGCGGCCACGCCTTCGCCCGCGCGCTGGACGAGCACAACGCCAACGTGGCCAAGTGGCGCAGGATCGAGAAGGCGGGGAAGTAG